One Vitis vinifera cultivar Pinot Noir 40024 chromosome 8, ASM3070453v1 genomic window carries:
- the LOC100240918 gene encoding vacuolar protein sorting-associated protein 60.2, whose translation MKRVFGVKKEKEPPPSVQDASDRINKRGETVDEKITRLDAELSKYKEQIKRTRPGPAQEAVKARAMRVLKQKRMYEGQRDMLYNQTFNLDQVSFAAEGIKDAQQTMTALKAANKELKGMMKTVKIEDIDSMQDEMMDLMDVSSEIQESLGRSYNVPDDIDEDDLMGELDALEADMGMETESTGVPAYLQPDKEPDLDAELSLPSAPTGHGAVPPSRQNARPEDELGLPSVPRASLRD comes from the exons atgaaacgGGTGTTCGGAGTgaagaaagagaaggaaccCCCTCCTTCAGTTCAAGATGCTTCCGATAGG ATTAATAAAAGAGGTGAAACTGTGGATGAGAAGATTACAAGGCTTGATGCTGAGCTTAGCAAATACAAAGAACAGATAAAGAGAACACGACCTGGTCCTGCTCAAGAAGCTGTTAAAGCTAGGGCCATGAGGGTTCTCAAGCAAAAAAGGAT GTATGAAGGACAGCGTGACATGCTTTACAACCAAACATTCAACCTTGACCAAGTTTCATTTGCGGCTGAAGGAATTAAAGATGCTCAGCAAACT ATGACAGCTTTGAAAGCTGCAAACAAGGAGTTAAAAGGAATGATGAAGACTGTGAAGATTGAAGATATAGAT aGCATGCAAGATGAGATGATGGACCTGATGGATGTAAGCTCAGAAATTCAAGAATCCCTTGGCAGAAGTTACAATGTGCCAGATGACATTGATGAGGATGACCTCATGGGCG AGCTTGATGCCTTGGAAGCAGACATGGGAATGGAGACTGAGTCCACAGGAGTGCCTGCCTATCTTCAACCTGATAAGGAACCTGATTTGGATGCAGAACTTAGCTTGCCTTCAGCACCAACTGGACATGGTGCAGTTCCACCCAGCAGACAAAATGCCCGG